The sequence below is a genomic window from Bos taurus isolate L1 Dominette 01449 registration number 42190680 breed Hereford chromosome 7, ARS-UCD2.0, whole genome shotgun sequence.
CTAAGGTAGGAGGAAAGGGGAAACATTCACTACCCCTTCCCAGAATTTAAACAGAGAGCAGTAGACATTCTTTACACCCCAATAAACTATGGCAGCAGTTCACTTGTGACCAAGGTGAATATAGAATGGAGATGTTCTAAACACAGCTGGGACTCTCAGCAAAGCTAAGACACTAAAATCGTGAttacattttgaaagaaaataaacaaaaaccaaatataaattttgagatttttcatTTGAGGGTAAATCTTAATGCTATTAAATTCACAAATATGCTAATTTAAATACCCAATTCTATTATCTAAAACACACACTGCAAACATACAAATATCTATTCTCTCCACATGTCAGAGCCATTCATTTCATGGTTTGGAAATGGGGAGAATAGATTCCCCTTAAACTGCAAGTCAGCAGGTGTTTCTTTACAGTTAACTTTAGCAAAATTCATACAAAATAGTAATTAACAATGATCTTCTTTACTTGTTAACTCACAAGGAAACACCTTCAAAACTGCATTTTGTTAAAGTTTCTGTACTAAAATGTAGAAAAAGTTAACTACACAaatattgaaaagttaaaaattccttaattttttattcctggTACCACTAACACAATTTACAGGGCAATATACCTGatgtaatgaaaagaaaaagacaaagctaCAACAGATAAAAGACCTCAGGAATGTACATCTAATTGACACTACATTGCATTAATCAATAGCTACACTTTTTGCAAACTGTGGCTATGACATTCCTGAACAAGAAGGGTTTCCTGTTTAAGCTGCAGTTAACTTTTCTGATTATGGATCATCGTTCCTTCTGTGGCAGATTTTTACAGTTCCTCTAACGCATTTGGAACAACTGTCTCAAAGTAACCTGCAGCTTTCCTGATAACTCCTCGCCCTCTCTCCTGCTAAGAACTGTAGCCCTTTTCTTCTGAGTTTTTAGAACCTTCTGCTACCATATCCACCACTTCCACGACCAGATCCATAACCACCACCATAGGGACGACCCGAGCTTCTTCCGCCAAAACTACCCCTTTCATGGGTCCATAATTTGACTGCTGTTGTCCACTATAATTTCCAAAATCATTATAGTTTCCACCACCACCATAGTTACCTCCAAAATTTCCTCCTTCATTGTAACCATCATATCCTCCACCACCGCCACCATGTCCACCACCTTGGTTTCCATATCCTCCTGGTCCACCAGCACCGTAACCTCCTCTACTACTATAACCAGGACCACCGCCATAGTTGCCACCATCCCCTCCAAATCCATTATAtccaccatctcctcctccataGCTCCCTCTGCTGCCACCACCTCCGCCACCATAGCCTCCTCTTCCACCAAAGTTTCCACCACGGCCGAAGTTACCCCCACCACCTCCAAAGTTTCCTCCACGACCCACAAAGTTGCCAGATCCACCTCCACGATCTCTTTGTGATCCAGCAGATTGCATCTCTTGTTTAGAAAGGGCCTTTTTCACTTCACAATTATGCCCATTAATAGTGTGGTATTTCTGAATAACAATTTTATCAACTGTATCATGATCATCAAAAGTTACAAAAGCAAATCCTCTCTTTTTCCCACTCTGCCTGTCTTCCATAACTTCTATGGTTTCAATCTTGCCATACTTTTCATAGTAGTCTCTCAAATTATATTCTTCTGTATCTTCTTTAATACCACCAACAAAAATTTTCTTCACTGTTAGATGGGCACCAGGCTTTACAGAATCCTCTCTAGAAACGGTTCTCGTTGGTTCCACTACACGCCCATCAGCCTCGTGCGGTCGAGCACACATTGCTGCATCCACTTCTTCAACAAAAGAGTAAGTCACAAAACCAAAGCCCCTGGAACGTTTTGTTTGGGGGTCTCTCATCACCACACAATCTGTAAGTGTGCCACATTTCTCAAAATGTTCTCTTAGGCTATCATCTGTAGTTTCAAAGCTCAGACCACCAATAAACAGCTTTCTCAACTGCTCTGGTTCCTTGGGATCATGACCCTCCTCCCCCCAGCAGCGGTGGCGGCGATGGCCAGAGTTGGGCTGGGGGTGACCGGGCGGCGGTTTTACCTCCATTTTGAGACCCAGTaaaatgctattaatattttaatcacagcataaaatgaaatgttatttgGTCTCTGCTAATAAATTAGGCCTTCATCATCTCTTTTTGTGAATATTGAAAATGTTTCTGATTTCCTTTTCAAATCTACagtcttgagacttccctggtgatccaggagctaacactccatgctcccaatgcagggagcccaggatcCACCTAGATCACACATGCCTCAATTAAAGACCAACTACAGATCCCACATCCCATAACTAAGatccagaacagccaaataaatgaaaaaataaataaattttaaaaaatctatagtaTTGCCCACCCCTATATTCACAATATAGTACCTTTCTAAAATTCagcttctattatttttttttcccattcttcttACTTCTCAATGCTTTCCCATTAGTTTCAGGACAAAGTTCAAATTGCACTGTATGGCCTTCAAAGGGCACTCAGAGCTAGCCCTGGCCATCTTTCTGGCCTTATTTCCTATGATCCTCCCCTTCACATGGCTCTCACTGAGTCCTGTCCCTCATCATTAAGGTTTTCTGCAGGGTCCTGGCGGCACTGCGCTATCTACTCCATGGCTCACACTACTCATTTCCCTAGAAAATCCTTCCCTTTCTTATCTCCCCACACATGGAGATTCACTTAAGTGTTGACTCCCCTGTGAAACTTTTATGTTTGTCCATTTTTATCCtgtcttcatttatattttaatttcaaaataacctAAGTTTATCATATAATAGTCACACAATTCAAAGATAAGAGTGTAAAGATCATTTGCTTATTAACATTTCTCCCCTTTTTCATATCCCTTCTGAAAGCTAACCATTTTTAGAgtttggttttcttcttcttttaattgCATTTATAAACATTCATATGCAAGAAATGACTTTATATACACAAAAGTGTATTCATACTGTACATACAATTCTGAAAATcttgttgcttttttaaaaatagtatttcatgAGTAATATGGAATAGGAGGCATTGGTATCTCCTATTTTCCAGCTGAGAAAacaggttcagagaagttaactCTGTTGGTAAATTCCTGTGGAGAGTAAGAAGCATAGATGGACACAAAATAAAACAGGCAGAAGTGGATGTTTGACTCCACAGTGCTTTATCTCAACAAGCATGTTACGTTAGTATGTTGATAGACTTGATAAACAAGAACCAGGCTGGTGATGGATCAGGAGAATTAGGATGCGGTTGAGGGGCCAAAAGTGTTGATAAGAACAGGCAGGAAGCTCAGCAGGAATAGGTAGTAAGAGGCTGGGAGAATGGAAGGTGGTCATCAAACAAAGGCTAGCATTTGATGTCTCAGCAGTGGAGGAGTCTCGGGGCTAAGTAGGCCTAAAGGGAAGTGCTGCTATGGGTAACCGAGAAGCACAAGGAACTTTGAAATCCTCAAGCTCCCTTCTCAGAGCAAGTGGTGGGGGCCAGTGAGCAGAGTTCAGCTTCCAAAAGCTGACACCTGCTGTCTGGGTTTATGGGACTCTGTGTACTTCTTTGCTTAGGAAATTGGGAGGAGTGGTAGGGAATGCATGGCTTTGTTTCAAGTGGACCAACTGTCCTGATTTGCCCTTTCCCCATCACATGGGGCTTGCAGTGCTTacaggaaaagtgaaaaagtggaagtgaagtcgctcagtcgtgtccgactctttgtgacccctggactgtagcccaccaggctcctctgtccgtgggattctccaggcaagaatactggagtgggttgccatttccttctccaggggatcttcccgacccagggatcaaaccctggtctcctgcattgcaggcagatctttaccctctgaaccaccagggaagaccacttTTAGGAAAGTACCAACCAAACCAAGATGAACTGGTCACCTTGCTTGAAAACAACCTTTTGGAACAATTCTTCCCGCATTTCTACTTCTGCCTCTTACTCCTATTTTAAATCCACTTAGCCTTGAAAGCCCAGTTCATACATTACGTTTTCCTTGGATTTTCACACCATCCACAATTCAGAATTGTAACTGCTTTCCTAAACTTTTTTTAAACTCAATATTTAGAATTTGCATTATTTTATCTTCAGTCACATTTTTGCTGACATCTATCTCTCCCATACTAGAATTTTTTTGATTGGTGTGAGTTAAACAGgtacaatttattttttacacaTGAAATAATCCCAATTTTTATTGTTAAGTaactgagaaacctctatgcaggtcaggaagcaacagttcgaactggacatggaacaacagactggttccaaataggaaaaggagtacgtcaaggctgtatattgtcaccctgcttatttaagttctgtgcagagtacatcatgagaaacactgcactggaagaagcacaagctggaatcaagattgccgggaggaatatcaataaccttagatatgtaaatgataccacccttatggcagaaagcgaagaagaactactaaagagcctcttgaaaatgaaataggagagagaaaagttggcttaaaactcaccattcagaaaactaagatcatagcgtccagtcccaccactttatggcaaatagatgtggaaacagtggcaacagtggctgactttatttttctgggctccaaaatcactgcggatggggactgcagccatgaaattaaaagacgcttactccttggaaggaaagttatgaccaacctagatagcatattaaaaagcagagacattactttgccaacaaaggtccgtctagtcaaggctatggttttccagtagtcatgtattaatgtgagagttggactataaagaaagctgaatgccgaagaattgatgcttttgaacggtggtgttggagaaggctcttgagagtcccttggactgcaaagagatccaaccagtccatcctaaaggagatcagtcctgggtgttcattggaaggactaatgttaaagctgaaactccagtactttggccatctgatgtgaagagctgactcattggaaaagaccctgatggtgggaaggattgagggcaggaggagaaggggacgacagaggatgagatggttggatggcatcactgactcaatggacatgggtttgggtagactccgggagttggtgacggacagtgaggcctggaatgctacagtcatggggtcacaaagagtcggacatgactgagtgactgaactgaactgaagttcaatTATTACTTAGAAATAATTACTAAACAATTATTCCAGCATCATATGTTGAATAACTCATCTTCTCCCACTGACCTAATGTGCTACCCCTCTCACATGGTGAGTTTCCCCATGTATGGttgtgtttctgggctctctcttaGAATTTAAACTCACTGGAGAGAAACCACTATCCAAGTCATTTTAAGTCACCACCATTACCAGTACCAATGCCAAACTCTATACCTCCTTCTTGGTAGATATTTGATACATATTTACAGAATTAAAACAAGCCTATTATTGTTACAAGCCCTTTTGGACTTGTATTACCTTAGATCCAATGAGAGGATTCATGGCAATTTTATATTTGCTAGATCTGAAAGGACATATCATTTAGATATGCTTGTTTACAAAGCCACAAAAACctgtttaatattttcataaCTGTTCATTTAAACTGAATTTCAAATATGACATTAGATGAGGctctagaactgaaaaataccaCTTCAATTTGAAGGAATCAAAATGAAACTAATACGAAGATtagaaaatagctttaaaaatttgGGTAAACATGGAGATGTTACTTAtgaaataaagtattaaaaatattgatatcCTCATGAAAATGAAACTATCTGGTAGCAAAGGAATGGGTTTTTGGACAAAACCATATAGAAGAGTATTGTCAAGTTTCAAGCTTTTGTTTTGGCTGGTAGGTTCATAAGTGTTTAACATActaaaagtaattaattaaataatattaataactaaAACATAAGCCATGCATAGATTGGTAAAGAGAGCACATTATGAACTACTCAGGTTATGATTCCCCCAATTCCATGAAACTGaaatacaataagaaaaaaatgatgaagtTGTCAATAATGTAGATATATGGAAATATGTTGTCAATACTggctcagaggatgagatgactggatgatatcaccaatgcaatggacatgaacttgggcaaattctggtagatggtgagggacagggaggcctggtgtgctgcagtccatgtggttgcagagtcgga
It includes:
- the LOC615271 gene encoding LOW QUALITY PROTEIN: heterogeneous nuclear ribonucleoprotein A3-like (The sequence of the model RefSeq protein was modified relative to this genomic sequence to represent the inferred CDS: inserted 1 base in 1 codon), which translates into the protein MEVKPPPGHPQPNSGHRRHRCWGEEGHDPKEPEQLRKLFIGGLSFETTDDSLREHFEKCGTLTDCVVMRDPQTKRSRGFGFVTYSFVEEVDAAMCARPHEADGRVVEPTRTVSREDSVKPGAHLTVKKIFVGGIKEDTEEYNLRDYYEKYGKIETIEVMEDRQSGKKRGFAFVTFDDHDTVDKIVIQKYHTINGHNCEVKKALSKQEMQSAGSQRDRGGGSGNFVGRGGNFGGGGGNFGRGGNFGGRGGYGGGGGGSRGSYGGGDGGYNGFGGDGGNYGGGPGYSSRGGYGAGGPGGYGNQGGGHGGGGGGYDGYNEGGNFGGNYGGGGNYNDFGNYSGQQQSNYGPMKXGSFGGRSSGRPYGGGYGSGRGSGGYGSRRF